From the Permianibacter fluminis genome, one window contains:
- a CDS encoding ATP-binding protein codes for MKTSSATPTLTPPRAQAQALLRLGGFVLAYVLLDWLSYIHPVGGFAITPWNPHPGLALALLLVQGRRALPVVMLAAALSEVLVRGHSPLALTLVLGVLVSPSGYALLARFLTRGLGFDPDLPDRHALLRLVLAAIPGTLLISLLYVTSLSVAGLLPWLQLPDATVRLWIGDLIGVVITTPLLLVWRRPPALDWRTFPLPEAAAIATAMAVVLWLIFGWQNTDAFQFFYLLFVPLIWAALRFALHGATLLLMTCQLGLILAVEVRHYDADTVIAFQFLMLALAVAGLVLGMAVSEGRRAQEVVLKREGELHQALRMAAAGELASSLAHELNQPLAAISNYIGASQKLAEREPPDIQRLRETLQKAGHEVQRAGAVVHRLRRFFRSGELQQERLAIADLVSAAWEPLARRAVRARIEYFVHLPADLPDLYADRVQSEIVLHNLLGNALDALESRDGGHRSLTVAAVAETSHVRFTVTDTGPGIAPALVAQLFESFVTSKAHGMGLGLNISRSLVEAHGGHLWLAESRPGRTRFSFTLPAFRDPDAPPQEMPS; via the coding sequence ATGAAAACCTCGTCTGCGACCCCGACTCTGACCCCGCCCCGCGCCCAGGCGCAGGCCCTGCTGCGGCTGGGCGGATTTGTCCTGGCCTACGTCCTGCTGGACTGGCTGAGTTACATCCATCCGGTTGGCGGTTTTGCCATCACGCCCTGGAACCCGCACCCCGGTCTGGCGTTGGCATTGCTGCTGGTGCAAGGGCGGCGAGCGCTGCCGGTGGTGATGCTGGCGGCGGCCCTGTCCGAGGTGCTGGTGCGCGGTCACTCGCCGCTGGCGCTGACCCTGGTGCTGGGGGTGTTGGTGTCGCCGTCCGGCTACGCCCTGCTGGCGCGCTTTCTGACCCGCGGGCTCGGTTTTGATCCGGACTTGCCCGACCGTCACGCCCTGCTGCGGCTGGTGCTGGCGGCCATTCCCGGCACCCTGCTGATCAGCCTGCTGTACGTCACCAGCCTCAGCGTGGCCGGTTTGCTGCCGTGGCTGCAGCTGCCGGATGCCACGGTGCGGTTATGGATTGGCGATCTGATTGGCGTGGTGATCACCACGCCGCTGCTGCTGGTCTGGCGGCGGCCACCCGCGCTCGACTGGCGGACCTTTCCGCTGCCCGAGGCGGCGGCCATTGCGACGGCCATGGCGGTGGTGCTGTGGCTGATCTTCGGCTGGCAGAACACCGATGCTTTCCAGTTTTTCTACCTGCTGTTCGTGCCGCTGATCTGGGCGGCGCTGCGCTTTGCCCTGCACGGCGCGACGCTGCTGTTGATGACCTGCCAGCTCGGCCTGATTCTGGCGGTGGAAGTGCGCCACTACGATGCCGACACCGTCATTGCCTTCCAGTTTCTGATGCTGGCGCTGGCGGTCGCCGGGCTGGTGCTCGGCATGGCGGTCAGCGAAGGCCGCCGCGCGCAGGAGGTTGTGCTAAAGCGCGAGGGCGAGCTGCATCAGGCGCTGCGTATGGCCGCTGCGGGCGAACTGGCGTCCAGCCTGGCCCATGAGCTGAACCAGCCGCTGGCTGCCATCAGCAATTACATCGGCGCCAGTCAGAAACTGGCCGAGCGGGAGCCGCCGGACATCCAGCGGCTGCGCGAGACGCTGCAGAAGGCCGGCCACGAGGTGCAGCGGGCCGGGGCGGTCGTGCACCGCTTGCGGCGGTTTTTCCGCAGCGGCGAATTGCAACAGGAACGGCTGGCGATCGCCGATCTGGTCAGTGCCGCCTGGGAGCCGCTGGCACGGCGTGCGGTGCGGGCGCGCATCGAGTACTTTGTCCATCTGCCGGCCGATTTGCCGGACTTGTACGCCGACCGGGTGCAAAGCGAAATTGTGCTGCACAACCTGCTCGGCAACGCGCTTGATGCCTTGGAAAGCCGTGACGGTGGCCACCGCAGTCTGACTGTCGCGGCGGTCGCGGAAACCAGCCATGTCCGCTTCACCGTCACCGATACCGGGCCGGGCATTGCGCCGGCGCTGGTCGCCCAGCTGTTTGAATCCTTCGTTACCAGCAAGGCGCACGGCATGGGGCTCGGGCTCAATATCAGCCGCTCGCTGGTCGAGGCCCACGGCGGTCATTTATGGCTGGCCGAATCCCGGCCCGGCCGAACCCGGTTTTCGTTTACCCTGCCTGCCTTTCGCGATCCGGATGCACCCCCACAAGAGATGCCGTCATGA
- a CDS encoding response regulator transcription factor, producing MTDSASPTVHIVDDDAAVRDSLALLLELSGLPVRSFDSAESFLAELDREASGCLLLDLRMPGMDGLSLQKLLTERGIGLPIVMITAHGDVAAARTALKGGAVDFLEKPVDETVLLATVREAMQREQSRVAASAEQQQAHDRLARLTEREREVLELVAAGRTSKEIGEQLGISPRTVEVYRARLMDKLQVGSLPELVRLALAARPG from the coding sequence ATGACTGACTCCGCCAGCCCGACAGTCCACATCGTCGACGATGATGCCGCCGTGCGCGATTCGCTGGCGCTGCTGCTGGAGCTGTCCGGGCTGCCGGTCCGCAGCTTCGATAGCGCCGAAAGCTTTCTCGCCGAGCTCGACCGCGAGGCCAGCGGCTGCCTGCTGCTGGACCTGCGCATGCCCGGCATGGACGGGCTCAGCCTGCAAAAGCTGCTGACCGAGCGCGGCATTGGTTTGCCCATCGTCATGATCACTGCTCATGGTGATGTCGCGGCCGCTCGCACCGCGCTCAAGGGCGGCGCGGTCGACTTTCTGGAAAAGCCGGTCGACGAAACTGTGTTGCTGGCTACCGTCCGCGAAGCCATGCAGCGTGAACAAAGCCGGGTCGCCGCCAGCGCCGAACAGCAGCAGGCCCACGACCGGCTAGCCCGGCTGACCGAGCGTGAGCGGGAAGTGCTGGAACTGGTTGCTGCCGGCCGCACCAGCAAGGAAATCGGCGAGCAGCTCGGCATCAGCCCGCGCACGGTCGAGGTCTACCGGGCCCGGCTGATGGACAAATTGCAGGTCGGCTCGTTGCCGGAGCTGGTCCGGCTCGCGCTCGCCGCCAGGCCGGGCTGA
- the rpsF gene encoding 30S ribosomal protein S6 — MRHYEIVVMVHPDQSEQVPAMVERYQGVITAAGGTVHRFEDWGRRQLAYSIQKLHKAHYVLMNVECPPAVVDELDNAFRYNDAVIRYMIMKMDAAVTEQSPLLKAKDEKDGARRSFHDDAAGDVDAA; from the coding sequence ATGCGCCATTACGAAATCGTGGTCATGGTGCACCCGGACCAAAGCGAGCAAGTGCCCGCGATGGTCGAGCGTTACCAGGGCGTCATTACTGCCGCTGGTGGCACGGTGCACCGCTTTGAAGACTGGGGCCGTCGTCAGCTGGCCTACAGCATTCAGAAACTGCACAAGGCTCACTACGTTCTGATGAACGTCGAGTGCCCGCCTGCTGTTGTTGATGAACTCGACAACGCCTTCCGTTACAACGACGCCGTCATCCGTTACATGATCATGAAGATGGACGCCGCCGTAACCGAACAGTCCCCGCTGCTGAAAGCCAAAGATGAAAAAGACGGCGCCCGCCGTTCGTTTCATGATGACGCTGCCGGCGACGTTGACGCGGCCTAA
- the rpsR gene encoding 30S ribosomal protein S18, with translation MSRFFRRKKFCRFTAEGVDQIDYKDVGTLKAYITETGKIVPSRITGTKANYQRQLAGAIKRARYLALLPYCDSHE, from the coding sequence ATGTCACGTTTTTTCCGTCGTAAAAAGTTCTGCCGCTTCACCGCTGAAGGTGTTGATCAGATCGATTACAAAGATGTCGGCACCCTGAAGGCCTACATCACCGAAACCGGCAAAATTGTCCCGAGCCGCATCACCGGCACCAAGGCCAATTATCAGCGTCAGCTCGCTGGTGCGATCAAGCGTGCGCGTTACCTCGCGCTGCTGCCGTACTGCGACAGCCACGAATAA
- the rplI gene encoding 50S ribosomal protein L9, whose amino-acid sequence MQVILLEKIRRLGELGDTVKVKAGYGRNFLIPQGKAVAATANNKTFFEQRRAELEKKQAEVLAAAQARAEKLAALTVTIAAKAGDEGKLFGSVGTRDISDAVTAAGVAIEKSEVRLPTGALRMVGEYDIAVSLHSEVTGTVKVAIVAAR is encoded by the coding sequence ATGCAAGTCATTCTGCTGGAAAAAATCCGCCGCCTCGGCGAGCTCGGCGACACCGTCAAGGTGAAAGCCGGCTACGGCCGCAACTTCCTGATCCCGCAAGGCAAGGCCGTTGCTGCGACCGCAAACAACAAAACCTTCTTCGAACAGCGCCGCGCTGAACTCGAGAAGAAGCAAGCCGAAGTGCTGGCCGCTGCTCAGGCTCGCGCCGAGAAGCTGGCTGCGCTGACCGTCACCATCGCCGCCAAAGCCGGTGACGAAGGCAAGCTGTTCGGTTCCGTCGGCACCCGCGACATCTCCGATGCCGTGACCGCCGCTGGCGTTGCCATCGAGAAGTCGGAAGTCCGTTTGCCGACCGGCGCCCTGCGCATGGTTGGCGAATACGACATCGCCGTTTCGCTGCACAGCGAAGTGACTGGCACCGTCAAGGTTGCCATTGTTGCCGCTCGCTAA
- a CDS encoding NAD(+) kinase — translation MNNQPDAAPQLSATQRFPVIGIIGKPNHAGAADTMLGLREFLIESGHQVVVEEVCGRALDLPPRQLVPINNLGNICQLVIVIGGDGSMLHAARTLANFDLPVLGINRGHLGFLTDVRPTEFRQKVAEVLDGKYFVEKRFLLSARVLRHDDPIASSEALNDIVLYPGEISRMIEFEVYVNEQFVYSQRSDGLIVATPTGSTAYSLSAGGPIMHPSLNAVALVPMFAHTLTARPIVLDGDSRIEIVIGANNRTYPQLSCDGQVHIKVAPGDSILISKKKEQLWLVHPDDHDYYQVLRTKLNWGSKL, via the coding sequence TTGAACAACCAGCCCGACGCCGCCCCCCAGCTTTCCGCCACCCAACGCTTTCCGGTCATCGGCATCATCGGCAAGCCCAATCACGCCGGCGCCGCCGATACCATGCTCGGCCTGCGCGAATTTCTCATTGAAAGTGGCCATCAGGTGGTGGTCGAAGAAGTCTGCGGTCGAGCGCTGGATTTGCCGCCACGGCAATTGGTGCCCATCAATAATTTGGGCAACATCTGCCAGCTGGTGATCGTGATCGGCGGTGATGGCTCGATGCTGCACGCGGCCCGCACCCTGGCCAATTTCGATTTGCCGGTGCTCGGCATCAACCGCGGTCACCTCGGTTTCCTGACCGATGTCCGGCCGACCGAATTCCGCCAGAAAGTCGCCGAAGTGCTCGACGGCAAATACTTCGTCGAAAAACGCTTTCTGCTCAGTGCCCGGGTGCTGCGCCACGATGACCCCATCGCCAGCAGCGAAGCACTGAACGACATCGTGCTCTATCCCGGCGAAATTTCCCGGATGATCGAGTTCGAGGTCTACGTCAACGAGCAATTCGTTTACAGCCAGCGCTCGGACGGTTTGATCGTCGCAACGCCAACCGGCTCGACCGCGTATTCGCTATCCGCTGGCGGCCCGATCATGCATCCGTCATTGAACGCGGTGGCGCTGGTGCCGATGTTCGCGCACACATTGACCGCGCGGCCGATTGTGCTGGATGGCGATTCGCGCATCGAGATTGTCATCGGCGCCAATAATCGCACCTATCCGCAATTGTCTTGCGATGGCCAAGTCCATATCAAAGTCGCGCCGGGTGATTCGATTTTGATCAGCAAGAAGAAAGAGCAACTGTGGCTCGTGCATCCGGATGATCATGATTATTATCAGGTGTTGCGGACGAAGTTGAATTGGGGGTCGAAGCTTTAG
- a CDS encoding efflux RND transporter periplasmic adaptor subunit, protein MRTSTPIWLLPLLALLAGLAGCSKPEPAAAPPRPVRSIVVKAESLAPSATYSGEVRARYETPLAFRVAGKLAERRVEVGSVVKKGQVLARLDEADLQLQAAAGEAGKVAAQAQLTRAKSDYERFKALREKNLVSEFDFKNAQTAYEVARSQFDQAVAQARVGDNQAGYTQLIADANGVVTALQAEIGQVVAAGQPVVTLARSGEREVQIAVPESRVDELRRATDIAVRLWAKPEKAYPGKVREIAPDTDPVTRTYNTRITVQEVDTDLKLGMTATVTLTGAGAQAVRLPLTAIYQTDAQPKVWLVDGNQQVNLQPVTLGDFVDNDVIVIAGLKDGDRVVTAGVNRLVPAQHVKLIEGE, encoded by the coding sequence ATGCGTACATCTACCCCCATCTGGTTGCTTCCGTTGCTGGCGCTGCTCGCTGGCCTTGCTGGCTGCAGCAAGCCCGAACCGGCGGCCGCCCCGCCGCGGCCGGTGCGTTCGATCGTGGTCAAGGCCGAGTCGCTGGCGCCGAGCGCTACCTATTCCGGCGAAGTGCGTGCCCGATACGAAACGCCGCTGGCATTCCGGGTCGCCGGCAAGCTCGCGGAGCGTCGGGTCGAAGTCGGCAGCGTGGTCAAGAAAGGTCAGGTGCTGGCGCGCCTCGACGAAGCCGATCTGCAATTGCAAGCGGCCGCTGGCGAAGCGGGCAAAGTCGCGGCGCAGGCGCAATTGACTCGCGCCAAATCCGATTACGAACGGTTCAAGGCGCTGCGGGAAAAGAACCTGGTCAGCGAATTCGATTTCAAGAACGCCCAGACCGCTTACGAAGTGGCCCGCTCGCAATTTGATCAAGCCGTTGCGCAGGCGCGAGTCGGTGACAATCAGGCCGGCTACACCCAGCTGATTGCCGATGCCAACGGCGTGGTTACCGCGCTGCAAGCGGAAATCGGTCAGGTGGTCGCGGCCGGGCAACCGGTGGTGACGCTGGCGCGCAGTGGCGAGCGCGAAGTGCAGATCGCGGTGCCGGAATCGCGGGTCGATGAGCTGCGCCGCGCCACCGATATTGCCGTGCGGCTGTGGGCGAAACCGGAAAAAGCCTATCCCGGCAAAGTACGCGAGATTGCCCCGGATACCGACCCGGTTACCCGCACCTACAACACCCGCATTACCGTGCAGGAAGTGGACACCGATTTGAAACTCGGCATGACCGCCACGGTGACCTTGACCGGTGCTGGCGCGCAAGCGGTGCGCCTGCCACTGACCGCCATTTATCAAACGGATGCGCAGCCGAAAGTCTGGCTGGTCGACGGCAATCAGCAGGTCAATTTGCAGCCGGTAACGCTCGGTGATTTCGTCGACAACGATGTGATTGTCATCGCTGGATTGAAAGACGGTGATCGCGTGGTCACGGCGGGCGTCAATCGTTTGGTGCCGGCGCAACACGTCAAACTGATCGAGGGCGAATGA
- a CDS encoding efflux RND transporter permease subunit produces the protein MMRGPNLSEWALKHQTLVLFFMLLIAAAGVMSYFELGRAEDPAFTFRGMVINVIWPGATAREMEQQVTDRIEKKLQETPGLEHVRSFSKPGEAFIFVFLRDNVDPATVPNSWYQVRKKLADIKHTLPSDVIGPFFNDEFGDTFGNIYALTADGFSQADLRVYAEKARQELLRVPDVAKVELLGVQPEKVYIELSDAKLATLGLDPGLIISTLQSQNVMTSAGDVVTDANRVYLRVTGNFESVENIREIGIRANNRIFRLGDIARIHRGYADPPGVRMRFKGEDAVGVAVSMQPGGDILKLGERLDAAWLRVQAGLPIGVDVHRVSDQPAVVKTSVNEFMRTLAEAVAIVLIVSFFSLGLRTGLVVALSIPLVLLAVFLFMRIAGIDLQKISLGALIIALGLLVDDAIIAVEMMKLKLEQGWDRVRAATFAYTSTAFPMLTGTLITAAGFLPVGLAKSAAGEYTFGIFAVVGIALMVSWVVAVVFTPYIGYKLLPENLADSHHGHEVYDTPFYTRFRALVGWCVQHRRIVITATIVAFVMAVLGFKFVQQQFFPDSTRPEIIVDLWLPEGSSHVATDAQARKLEAILKTDPRVENYVAYLGGGSSRFVLVLDQQMPNTNLVEFVVLAKSLKDRESLINDLREKFVSDFPGVRARAARLPNGPPVGYPVQFRVMGYDPDKVCEYATEVADIMRANPNTLDVNYDWYEKTKVVRLEVDQDKARTLGVSTQQLSQNLRTLLTGLPITQYRENDQLIDIVARTTDVERGNLSRLKDINIHVGQGRFVPLSQVARIRYEAEDGLIWRRDRLPTITVRSDIPDHVQAPDVTMQIDPLLQAIRDKMPPGYRIEIGGSLGESVKSQASINAGMPMMIAVIVTLLMLQLQSFSRMTLTLLTAPLGLIGVTVFLLLFRQPFGFVAMLGVIALAGMIMRNSVILVDQIEQDIAEGITPWEAIIGSAVRRFRPIMLTALAAILAMIPLARSVFWGPMAVAIMGGLLVATVLTLLVLPAMYAAWFKVRRPAH, from the coding sequence ATGATGCGCGGCCCCAATCTGAGCGAGTGGGCGTTAAAACACCAGACACTGGTGTTGTTTTTCATGCTGCTGATCGCAGCCGCTGGCGTCATGAGCTATTTCGAACTCGGCCGCGCTGAAGATCCGGCGTTCACCTTTCGTGGCATGGTGATCAATGTCATCTGGCCGGGCGCCACCGCCCGCGAAATGGAACAGCAAGTCACCGACCGGATCGAGAAAAAACTGCAGGAAACGCCTGGACTTGAGCATGTGCGCAGTTTCTCCAAACCCGGTGAAGCGTTCATTTTTGTCTTCCTGCGTGACAACGTCGACCCGGCGACCGTGCCGAACTCCTGGTATCAAGTCCGGAAGAAACTGGCGGATATCAAGCACACCTTGCCGAGCGATGTCATCGGTCCGTTTTTCAACGACGAATTCGGCGATACCTTCGGCAATATCTATGCGTTGACTGCCGATGGCTTCAGTCAGGCCGATCTGCGGGTCTACGCGGAAAAAGCCCGGCAGGAATTGCTGCGGGTGCCGGATGTGGCAAAAGTCGAGTTGCTCGGCGTGCAGCCGGAAAAAGTCTACATCGAGCTGTCCGATGCCAAGCTGGCAACGCTCGGTCTGGATCCTGGCCTTATCATCAGCACACTGCAAAGTCAGAACGTCATGACCTCGGCCGGCGATGTCGTGACCGATGCCAATCGGGTCTATCTGCGCGTCACCGGTAATTTTGAATCCGTCGAAAACATTCGCGAGATCGGCATCCGGGCCAATAACCGCATTTTCCGCTTGGGTGACATCGCCCGCATTCATCGTGGCTATGCCGATCCGCCGGGCGTGCGGATGCGCTTCAAGGGCGAAGACGCGGTTGGTGTGGCGGTGTCGATGCAACCGGGCGGCGATATCCTGAAGCTGGGCGAGCGGCTTGATGCCGCCTGGCTACGTGTGCAGGCGGGTCTGCCAATCGGTGTCGATGTCCATCGGGTGTCCGATCAGCCGGCGGTGGTCAAAACCTCGGTCAACGAATTCATGCGCACGCTGGCCGAAGCCGTCGCGATTGTCCTGATCGTCAGCTTCTTCAGCCTCGGATTGCGCACCGGTCTGGTGGTGGCGCTGTCGATTCCGCTGGTGTTGCTGGCGGTGTTCCTGTTCATGCGCATTGCCGGTATCGATCTGCAAAAAATCTCGCTCGGTGCGCTGATCATTGCGCTCGGCTTGCTGGTCGATGACGCCATCATTGCCGTCGAAATGATGAAGCTGAAATTGGAGCAGGGCTGGGACCGGGTTCGCGCCGCAACGTTTGCCTACACCAGCACCGCGTTTCCGATGCTGACTGGCACGCTGATCACGGCGGCCGGCTTCTTGCCGGTTGGTCTGGCCAAATCCGCCGCCGGCGAATACACCTTTGGCATTTTCGCCGTGGTCGGTATTGCGCTGATGGTCAGCTGGGTGGTGGCGGTCGTGTTCACGCCCTATATCGGCTACAAGCTGCTGCCGGAAAATCTGGCTGACAGTCATCACGGCCACGAAGTCTACGACACGCCGTTCTATACCCGTTTTCGCGCGCTGGTCGGCTGGTGTGTGCAGCATCGCCGGATTGTGATCACCGCCACCATTGTCGCGTTTGTAATGGCTGTGCTCGGCTTCAAGTTTGTCCAGCAGCAATTCTTTCCCGATTCCACCCGGCCGGAAATCATTGTCGATCTGTGGTTGCCGGAAGGCTCTTCGCATGTCGCCACCGATGCCCAGGCGAGAAAGCTGGAAGCGATCCTGAAAACGGATCCGCGGGTTGAAAATTATGTGGCCTATCTGGGCGGCGGCAGTTCGCGCTTTGTCTTGGTGCTGGATCAGCAGATGCCCAATACCAACCTGGTCGAATTCGTCGTGCTGGCGAAAAGCCTGAAAGATCGCGAGTCGCTGATTAACGATCTGCGCGAGAAATTCGTCAGCGATTTTCCCGGTGTGCGCGCCCGCGCGGCACGCTTGCCGAACGGACCGCCGGTCGGTTATCCGGTGCAGTTCCGGGTCATGGGTTACGACCCGGACAAGGTGTGCGAATACGCCACCGAAGTCGCCGATATCATGCGGGCCAATCCCAACACGCTGGACGTCAACTACGACTGGTATGAGAAAACCAAGGTCGTCCGGCTGGAAGTGGATCAGGACAAGGCGCGGACGCTCGGTGTCTCGACCCAGCAATTGTCGCAGAACCTGCGCACCCTGCTGACCGGTCTGCCAATCACCCAGTACCGTGAAAACGATCAGCTGATCGATATCGTCGCCCGCACCACCGATGTTGAGCGCGGCAATCTGTCACGGCTGAAAGACATCAATATCCATGTCGGGCAGGGCCGCTTTGTGCCGTTGTCGCAAGTCGCGCGTATTCGCTACGAAGCGGAAGACGGTTTGATCTGGCGTCGTGATCGGTTGCCGACCATTACCGTGCGCTCCGATATTCCGGATCATGTCCAGGCGCCGGATGTCACGATGCAGATTGATCCGCTGCTGCAAGCCATTCGCGACAAGATGCCGCCCGGCTATCGCATCGAAATCGGTGGCTCGCTCGGTGAGAGTGTCAAGTCGCAGGCATCCATCAATGCCGGTATGCCGATGATGATTGCGGTGATTGTCACGCTGCTGATGCTGCAACTGCAGAGCTTCTCGCGGATGACGCTGACCTTGCTGACGGCGCCACTCGGCCTGATTGGCGTCACCGTTTTCCTGCTGCTGTTCCGGCAACCGTTCGGTTTTGTTGCCATGCTTGGCGTGATTGCGCTGGCCGGCATGATCATGCGCAACTCGGTGATTCTGGTTGACCAGATTGAACAGGACATTGCCGAAGGCATCACGCCGTGGGAGGCCATTATCGGCTCGGCTGTGCGCCGGTTCCGGCCGATCATGCTGACCGCGCTGGCGGCCATTCTGGCGATGATCCCGTTGGCGCGTTCGGTGTTCTGGGGCCCGATGGCGGTGGCGATCATGGGCGGTCTGCTGGTTGCGACCGTGTTGACGCTGCTGGTATTGCCGGCCATGTATGCGGCTTGGTTCAAGGTTCGCCGGCCGGCGCACTGA
- a CDS encoding TonB-dependent receptor plug domain-containing protein — protein MRTTARAAALIVMPMALLMTVLASASVFAADADDLFQLDLDDLLQIDISTSIATRLPLSQRQNPAILSIITAEDIRAMGARDLIDVIQRIPGFNVAKDIDVAGLVVRGLFGFEGRALFLLDGMPLTELAFGAYPLGNDLPVHLIERIEIVRGPGSVLYGGAAETAVINIITYSAGNEARIRDGELPSANGHRDLGARFAGAQGQWRWQGLLFAGDGRRSDAPYRYFNERPAFDHNEASAGIRSRFLSSQLHWGPDWSAKLLWQHYENNIVRGFAVDDSLPPVEQAAAIEQGIAANFSPLRFDNAVLELDGRIYTSENFRSDIQTSLQRNIPFERPSRDDVGIRRLKLTSNNVWSFGSQQWLLGAEWLQDDARILRTADPAERDPDLVLRADPDDPGSSHVSLDSMALYFNWQQQWDALTVFAGGRYDDSDVYGNQFSPRVGLTWVRDRWHWKLLSQQAFRAPLIANSAFSRFGYDPSKPYREPVTPETIRVHEFELGYLATPQLFLSGNLFYQTVEDIIEFRYNPDADDLYSDNGGKFGSYGAEFEARYQQVPWRLLMNLSYATPKLYDDDNPFAYASDPQGGDTYLALHEPDEWIGIPSLKFFANLQYQWNDRVHLFINMLWLSEKNAAAEQPFGVTDTLPAQTLFDLGLHYDQRAWSLSVTLHDAGNERLNIVTPYYDSTFDTLPYKGRELSLDWRLQF, from the coding sequence ATGCGGACGACTGCGCGAGCCGCAGCGCTGATCGTAATGCCGATGGCGCTGCTGATGACCGTGCTGGCGTCGGCGTCGGTTTTTGCCGCCGATGCCGATGATCTGTTCCAGCTGGACTTGGATGATCTGCTGCAGATCGACATCAGCACCAGCATTGCCACCCGGCTGCCGCTGTCACAGCGGCAGAATCCGGCCATTCTGAGCATCATCACCGCCGAAGACATCCGCGCCATGGGCGCCCGCGATCTGATCGATGTCATTCAGCGCATTCCCGGTTTCAATGTCGCCAAGGACATCGATGTCGCCGGCTTGGTCGTGCGCGGCCTGTTCGGTTTCGAGGGGCGTGCGCTGTTTCTGCTCGATGGCATGCCGCTGACCGAACTGGCATTTGGCGCTTATCCGCTCGGCAATGATCTGCCGGTGCATCTGATCGAGCGCATCGAAATCGTCCGTGGCCCCGGTTCGGTGCTGTATGGCGGCGCCGCGGAAACGGCGGTGATCAACATCATCACCTACAGCGCCGGCAATGAAGCGCGCATTCGCGATGGCGAATTGCCGAGTGCCAACGGCCACCGCGATCTCGGTGCCCGCTTTGCCGGCGCGCAGGGGCAATGGCGCTGGCAAGGTTTGCTGTTTGCCGGTGACGGTCGTCGTTCCGACGCGCCGTATCGCTATTTCAATGAGCGGCCGGCGTTTGATCACAACGAGGCCAGTGCCGGCATCCGCAGCCGTTTTCTCAGCAGCCAGCTGCATTGGGGCCCGGACTGGTCGGCCAAACTGTTGTGGCAGCACTATGAAAACAACATCGTCCGCGGGTTTGCCGTCGATGACAGCCTGCCACCGGTCGAGCAGGCCGCGGCCATCGAGCAAGGCATTGCCGCCAATTTTTCACCTCTGCGTTTTGACAACGCGGTGCTGGAGCTGGACGGTCGGATTTATACCAGCGAAAATTTTCGCAGCGACATCCAGACCAGCCTGCAGCGCAATATCCCGTTCGAGCGGCCGAGCCGCGATGACGTCGGTATCCGGCGCCTGAAACTGACCAGCAACAACGTCTGGTCGTTCGGCAGTCAGCAATGGTTGCTCGGCGCCGAATGGCTGCAGGACGACGCCCGCATTCTGCGCACCGCCGATCCAGCCGAGCGCGACCCTGATCTCGTGCTGCGTGCCGACCCGGATGATCCGGGTAGCAGTCACGTCAGCCTCGACAGCATGGCACTGTATTTCAACTGGCAGCAGCAATGGGACGCATTGACGGTGTTTGCCGGTGGCCGCTATGACGACAGTGATGTCTACGGCAATCAGTTCAGTCCGCGCGTCGGCTTGACTTGGGTGCGGGACCGCTGGCACTGGAAACTGCTGAGCCAGCAGGCGTTCCGGGCGCCGCTGATCGCCAACAGTGCCTTCAGCCGGTTTGGCTACGACCCGAGCAAGCCCTACCGCGAGCCGGTGACGCCAGAGACGATCCGCGTGCACGAATTTGAGCTTGGCTATCTGGCAACCCCACAATTATTTTTGAGCGGCAATCTGTTTTATCAGACGGTTGAGGACATCATCGAGTTTCGCTACAACCCGGACGCCGACGATTTGTATTCCGACAACGGCGGCAAATTCGGCAGCTATGGCGCCGAGTTTGAAGCGCGTTACCAGCAGGTGCCATGGCGGCTGCTGATGAATCTGTCCTACGCCACGCCCAAGCTCTATGACGACGACAATCCGTTTGCCTATGCCAGTGATCCGCAGGGCGGCGATACCTATCTGGCGCTGCATGAACCGGATGAATGGATTGGCATTCCCAGCCTGAAATTTTTCGCCAATCTGCAATACCAGTGGAATGACCGGGTGCATCTGTTCATCAATATGCTCTGGCTCAGCGAAAAGAATGCCGCGGCCGAACAGCCGTTTGGCGTCACCGACACCTTGCCGGCGCAAACCCTGTTCGATCTGGGCCTGCATTACGACCAGCGGGCCTGGTCGCTGTCGGTCACGCTGCACGATGCCGGCAACGAGCGGCTGAACATCGTCACCCCGTATTACGACAGCACCTTCGACACCCTGCCCTACAAGGGCCGCGAGCTCAGTCTGGATTGGCGGCTACAGTTTTAG